One stretch of Flavobacterium sp. 9 DNA includes these proteins:
- a CDS encoding Fic family protein, with product MWNIDLTYREEFQSTFDRLYQKRLDLQNSRPLPNIALHKIRESLSLEWTYNSNSIEGNTMSLRETQMVIQEGITIKGKSLREHFETHNHDKAIDYLYSIVDDNYNLRSIDILSIHGLVLRSIEDDFAGRLRNGGVRISGANFMPPNANKVSDYLDELIDFVNTNPLGLNDIELATIYHHKLVWIHPFFDGNGRTVRLSMNLLLMRCGFPPAIILKNDRKKYYEALNQANGGNYQKLTLLMCQALERTLNIYLSSMPGSTYDYQPIQNIVSEPETPYGQEYVSLLARTGKIDAYKEGRNWYTTKEAIEEYMATRKRKR from the coding sequence ATGTGGAACATTGACCTAACATACAGAGAAGAATTTCAATCGACATTTGACAGATTGTACCAAAAAAGGCTTGATTTGCAAAACAGCAGACCATTGCCCAATATTGCTTTGCACAAAATACGCGAGAGCTTATCACTAGAGTGGACCTATAACTCCAATAGCATCGAAGGAAATACTATGAGTTTGCGAGAAACCCAAATGGTAATTCAGGAAGGTATTACTATAAAAGGAAAATCACTCAGAGAACATTTCGAAACTCACAATCACGATAAAGCAATTGATTATTTATATTCAATTGTCGACGATAATTATAACCTTCGAAGCATCGATATCCTTTCGATACACGGATTGGTTTTACGCTCTATCGAAGATGATTTTGCAGGACGTTTACGAAACGGTGGTGTTCGTATTTCAGGCGCTAATTTCATGCCTCCAAATGCCAATAAAGTTTCAGATTACTTAGATGAATTAATTGATTTTGTCAATACAAATCCTCTGGGTTTAAACGATATTGAACTGGCTACGATTTATCATCATAAACTAGTCTGGATTCATCCTTTCTTTGATGGAAACGGTCGTACAGTTCGTTTGAGTATGAATTTATTATTGATGCGTTGTGGTTTTCCTCCGGCAATTATCCTCAAAAATGATCGAAAAAAATATTACGAAGCACTTAATCAGGCTAATGGCGGTAATTATCAGAAACTAACACTTTTGATGTGTCAGGCGCTGGAACGTACACTTAATATATACTTAAGTTCAATGCCGGGAAGTACTTATGATTATCAACCCATACAAAATATTGTAAGCGAGCCAGAAACTCCTTATGGTCAGGAATACGTCAGTTTACTAGCCAGAACCGGAAAAATAGACGCTTATAAAGAAGGTCGAAACTGGTACACAACCAAAGAGGCCATCGAAGAATATATGGCAACCCGAAAAAGAAAACGCTAA